A section of the Oryza sativa Japonica Group chromosome 1, ASM3414082v1 genome encodes:
- the LOC4324273 gene encoding uncharacterized protein isoform X2, translating into MSSMESLAQLELLCEKLYNSRDSAERAHAESTLKCFSENSDYISQCQYILDNASTPYALMLASSSLLNQVNDRSLSLQLRLDILNYVINYLAMRGPKLQTFVIKSLIQLVCRITKFGWFDDDKFRDIVKEAADFLSLASQDHYFIGLKILYHLVGEMNQANAMPLTLHRKIACSFKDQFLLQIFQISLTSLHQLKSEVPDDFRRDPLSLALRCLSFDFVGCPVDESSEEFGTVQLPASWRPLLQDPSTVQIFFDYYKVNDTCVSKEALECLVRLASVRRSIFVEDPSRTQFLSHLMSGTKEILQTGQGLADHGNYHEFCRLLGRFKVNFQLSELLSIEFYGEWIGLVAEFTTKSLLSWQWASNSVYYLLSLWSRLVTSVPYLKSDTPSMLDETVPKITEGFITSRINSVQASFANDSSDDTLDNVDVLQEQLESLPYLCRFQYQNSSIYIINIMEPLLQAYTERSRLPAPGDANELSVIEGQLTWLVHIIEAILKIRQTIGCSQESQELIDAELAARVLQLINVTDTGVHAQRYRVLSKQRLGRAILIFVQNFRRSYVGDQAMHSSKLYARLSELLGLNDHLVLLNAIVGKIATNLKCYAECEDVIDHTLSLFLELASGYMTGKLLLKLESTKFIIANHSRDSFPFLEEYRCARSRTTFYYILGCLVFMEDTPVKFRSFMEPLLQVAVNLEATADAAFWTDVVKYAFIGLMRDLRGIAMATNSRRTYGLLFDWLYPSRMPLLLKAISLCADEPEVTTPLLKFMCEFVLNKAQRLTFDSSSPNGILLFQEVSKLIVAYGSRILLLPNGTDIYGSKYKGIWISLAVLSRALCGNYVNFGVFELYGDRALADALDISLKMSLSVPLSDILAFKKLSKAFYGYIEVLFSSHITFVLNLDTNTFVHIVSTLESGLKGLDTGISTQCASAIDSLAAFYFNNITAADGPPSPAALNLARHIGEFPTLFPQILKTLFEIIIFEDAGNQWSLSRPILSLIMISEQMFSNLRAQILASQPVDQQQRLSQCFEKLMSDVARNLEPKNRDKFTKNLTTFRHDFRVKNIQA; encoded by the exons ATGTCATCAATGGAGAGCCTAGCACAGTTAGAGCTGTTATGTGAAAAGCTTTACAATTCTAGAGACTCCGCTGAGCGAGCACATGCAGAAAGCACCCTCAAGTGCTTCTCGGAGAACAGTGACTACATTTCACAGTGCCAATATATATTGGACAATGCCTCAACACCATATGCCCTGATGCTGGCCAGTTCAAGCTTGTTGAACCAAGTCAACGACCGCAGTCTTTCATTGCAATTGCGTCTTGATATCT TGAATTATGTCATAAACTATCTTGCTATGAGGGGACCTAAACTGCAGACGTTTGTGATTAAATCCCTAATTCAGCTTGTCTGTCGAATTACAAAATTTGGATGGTTCGATGATGATAAATTCAGAGATATTGTCAAGGAGGCAGCTGATTTCTTATCTCTT GCATCCCAGGATCATTATTTCATAGGATTGAAGATACTATATCATCTTGTAGGAGAAATGAACCAG GCAAACGCTATGCCTTTGACACTTCACAGAAAAATTGCTTGTTCGTTCAAGGACCAGTTTCTTCTACAGATCTTCCAAATTTCTTTAACCTCATTACACCAACTGAAGAGTGAAG TACCTGATGACTTTAGGCGTGATCCCCTCTCGCTTGCATTAAGGTGCTTGTCATTTGACTTTGTTGGTTGTCCTGTGGATGAAAGCTCTGAGGAATTTGGTACAGTGCAG CTTCCTGCATCTTGGAGGCCTCTCCTTCAAGATCCTTCTACTGTTCAGATCTTCTTCGATTACTATAAAGTCAACGATACATGTGTTTCAAAAGAG GCTTTGGAATGTCTTGTGAGACTTGCTTCTGTCAGGCGCAGTATTTTTGTTGAGGACCCTTCAAGGACCCAGTTTCTTTCTCATCTGATGTCAGGCACAAAGGAGATACTCCAAACTGGCCAAG GTCTTGCTGATCATGGAAATTACCACGAGTTCTGCCGTCTTCTTGGACGGTTCAAAGTGAATTTCCAG TTGTCAGAGCTTCTGAGTATTGAGTTTTATGGTGAATGGATTGGTTTAGTAGCAGAATTCACAACTAAATCCTTGTTGTCATGGCAG TGGGCCAGCAATAGTGTCTACTATCTTTTGAGCCTTTGGTCAAGGCTGGTGACATCTGTTCCTTACTTGAAAAGTGACACACCAAGTATGCTTGATGAGACTGTTCCCAAAATCACGGAGGGTTTTATCACCTCTAGAATTAATTCTGTTCAG GCCAGCTTTGCAAACGACTCATCCGATGATACTTTGGATAATGTGGATGTTCTTCAGGAGCAGTTGGAGTCTCTTCCTTACCTTTGTAGATTCCAG TACCAAAACAGTAGCATTTACATCATAAATATTATGGAGCCTCTTCTACAAGCTTATACG GAAAGGTCAAGATTACCAGCTCCTGGAGATGCGAATGAGCTCTCTGTCATTGAAGGACAGCTCACATGGCTAGTCCACATAATTGAAGCCATTCTCAAGATTAGGCAGACCATTGGTTGTAG CCAAGAATCACAGGAGTTAATTGATGCAGAACTTGCAGCCCGTGTGTTACAGTTGATAAACGTTACTGACACGGGGGTGCACGCACAG AGATATCGAGTATTAAGTAAGCAAAGACTTGGTCGTGCTATTCTTATCTTTGTGCAAAATTTCAGAAGGTCATATGTAGGAGATCAAGCCATGCATTCTTCAAAG TTGTATGCAAGATTATCTGAGCTTCTTGGATTGAATGACCATTTAGTTTTACTCAATGCCATTGTTGGGAAAATAGCTACTAATCTAAAGTGCTATGCTGAG TGCGAGGATGTTATTGATCATACTCTGTCCCTCTTCCTTGAACTTGCATCTGG CTATATGACTGGAAAACTGCTTCTCAAGCTGGAGAGTACAAAATTTATAATTGCAAATCATTCT AGGGATTCTTTTCCATTTCTTGAAGAATACAGATGTGCCCGCAGTAGAACAACATTCTACTACATCCTTGGCTGCTTGGTTTTCATGGAAGACACCCCAGTAAAATTCAGGAGTTTCATGGAGCCTCTCCTACAA GTTGCAGTTAATTTGGAGGCAACCGCTGATGCTGCTTTCTGGACTGATGTTGTGAAGTACGCATTTATTGGTTTGATGAGAGACTTACGAGGCATTGCTATGGCCACAAACAG CCGCAGGACCTATGGCCTCCTATTTGACTGGCTATATCCATCTCGCATGCCACTTTTACTGAAAGCCATCTCACTCTGTGCTGATGAGCCGGAG GTCACCACACCCCTACTCAAGTTTATGTGCGAGTTTGTTTTGAACAAAGCTCAGAGATTGACATTTGATTCATCATCACCAAATGGGATCCTTTTATTCCAGGAGGTTAGCAAGCTGATTGTGGCTTATGGATCACGTATTCTGTTGCTTCCAAACGGCACTGATATTTATGGAAGTAAATACAAAGGCATATGGATATCACTTGCTGTTCTTTCAAGAG CTTTATGTGGAAACTATGTCAATTTTGGTGTATTTGAGCTGTATGGTGACAGAGCACTTGCTGATGCCCTTGATATATCTTTAAAGATGAGCCTCTCAGTTCCATTGTCTGACATATTGGCATTCAAAAAG CTGTCAAAAGCATTCTATGGATATATTGAAGTTCTGTTCAGCAGCCAtatcacttttgttctcaattTGGATACAAACACCTTCGTGCATATTGTCAGCACTCTTGAATCTGGCTTAAAAGGTCTAGATACAGGGATATCAACACAG TGTGCCTCTGCCATTGATAGCTTGGCGGCCTTTTATTTCAACAATATCACAGCTGCTGATGGCCCTCCTTCACCAGCTGCACTAAATCTTGCTCGGCATATTGGAGAGTTCCCCACTTTATTTCCTCAG ATACTGAAGACGCTTTTTGAGATCATCATCTTTGAGGATGCGGGTAATCAATGGAGTCTTAGTAGGCCAATACTGAGTCTGATAATGATCAGTGAACAG ATGTTTAGTAATTTGAGAGCACAGATATTAGCATCACAG CCTGTAGACCAGCAACAACGCCTTTCGCAATGCTTCGAGAAGCTGATGTCTGATGTTGCTAGGAACTTGGAACCAAAGAACAGAGATAAATTCACTAAAAATCTTACAACATTCAGGCATGATTTCCGTGTGAAGAACATTCAGGCATGA
- the LOC4324273 gene encoding uncharacterized protein isoform X1, which translates to MSSMESLAQLELLCEKLYNSRDSAERAHAESTLKCFSENSDYISQCQYILDNASTPYALMLASSSLLNQVNDRSLSLQLRLDILNYVINYLAMRGPKLQTFVIKSLIQLVCRITKFGWFDDDKFRDIVKEAADFLSLASQDHYFIGLKILYHLVGEMNQANAMPLTLHRKIACSFKDQFLLQIFQISLTSLHQLKSEVPDDFRRDPLSLALRCLSFDFVGCPVDESSEEFGTVQLPASWRPLLQDPSTVQIFFDYYKVNDTCVSKEALECLVRLASVRRSIFVEDPSRTQFLSHLMSGTKEILQTGQGLADHGNYHEFCRLLGRFKVNFQLSELLSIEFYGEWIGLVAEFTTKSLLSWQWASNSVYYLLSLWSRLVTSVPYLKSDTPSMLDETVPKITEGFITSRINSVQASFANDSSDDTLDNVDVLQEQLESLPYLCRFQYQNSSIYIINIMEPLLQAYTERSRLPAPGDANELSVIEGQLTWLVHIIEAILKIRQTIGCSQESQELIDAELAARVLQLINVTDTGVHAQRYRVLSKQRLGRAILIFVQNFRRSYVGDQAMHSSKQLYARLSELLGLNDHLVLLNAIVGKIATNLKCYAECEDVIDHTLSLFLELASGYMTGKLLLKLESTKFIIANHSRDSFPFLEEYRCARSRTTFYYILGCLVFMEDTPVKFRSFMEPLLQVAVNLEATADAAFWTDVVKYAFIGLMRDLRGIAMATNSRRTYGLLFDWLYPSRMPLLLKAISLCADEPEVTTPLLKFMCEFVLNKAQRLTFDSSSPNGILLFQEVSKLIVAYGSRILLLPNGTDIYGSKYKGIWISLAVLSRALCGNYVNFGVFELYGDRALADALDISLKMSLSVPLSDILAFKKLSKAFYGYIEVLFSSHITFVLNLDTNTFVHIVSTLESGLKGLDTGISTQCASAIDSLAAFYFNNITAADGPPSPAALNLARHIGEFPTLFPQILKTLFEIIIFEDAGNQWSLSRPILSLIMISEQMFSNLRAQILASQPVDQQQRLSQCFEKLMSDVARNLEPKNRDKFTKNLTTFRHDFRVKNIQA; encoded by the exons ATGTCATCAATGGAGAGCCTAGCACAGTTAGAGCTGTTATGTGAAAAGCTTTACAATTCTAGAGACTCCGCTGAGCGAGCACATGCAGAAAGCACCCTCAAGTGCTTCTCGGAGAACAGTGACTACATTTCACAGTGCCAATATATATTGGACAATGCCTCAACACCATATGCCCTGATGCTGGCCAGTTCAAGCTTGTTGAACCAAGTCAACGACCGCAGTCTTTCATTGCAATTGCGTCTTGATATCT TGAATTATGTCATAAACTATCTTGCTATGAGGGGACCTAAACTGCAGACGTTTGTGATTAAATCCCTAATTCAGCTTGTCTGTCGAATTACAAAATTTGGATGGTTCGATGATGATAAATTCAGAGATATTGTCAAGGAGGCAGCTGATTTCTTATCTCTT GCATCCCAGGATCATTATTTCATAGGATTGAAGATACTATATCATCTTGTAGGAGAAATGAACCAG GCAAACGCTATGCCTTTGACACTTCACAGAAAAATTGCTTGTTCGTTCAAGGACCAGTTTCTTCTACAGATCTTCCAAATTTCTTTAACCTCATTACACCAACTGAAGAGTGAAG TACCTGATGACTTTAGGCGTGATCCCCTCTCGCTTGCATTAAGGTGCTTGTCATTTGACTTTGTTGGTTGTCCTGTGGATGAAAGCTCTGAGGAATTTGGTACAGTGCAG CTTCCTGCATCTTGGAGGCCTCTCCTTCAAGATCCTTCTACTGTTCAGATCTTCTTCGATTACTATAAAGTCAACGATACATGTGTTTCAAAAGAG GCTTTGGAATGTCTTGTGAGACTTGCTTCTGTCAGGCGCAGTATTTTTGTTGAGGACCCTTCAAGGACCCAGTTTCTTTCTCATCTGATGTCAGGCACAAAGGAGATACTCCAAACTGGCCAAG GTCTTGCTGATCATGGAAATTACCACGAGTTCTGCCGTCTTCTTGGACGGTTCAAAGTGAATTTCCAG TTGTCAGAGCTTCTGAGTATTGAGTTTTATGGTGAATGGATTGGTTTAGTAGCAGAATTCACAACTAAATCCTTGTTGTCATGGCAG TGGGCCAGCAATAGTGTCTACTATCTTTTGAGCCTTTGGTCAAGGCTGGTGACATCTGTTCCTTACTTGAAAAGTGACACACCAAGTATGCTTGATGAGACTGTTCCCAAAATCACGGAGGGTTTTATCACCTCTAGAATTAATTCTGTTCAG GCCAGCTTTGCAAACGACTCATCCGATGATACTTTGGATAATGTGGATGTTCTTCAGGAGCAGTTGGAGTCTCTTCCTTACCTTTGTAGATTCCAG TACCAAAACAGTAGCATTTACATCATAAATATTATGGAGCCTCTTCTACAAGCTTATACG GAAAGGTCAAGATTACCAGCTCCTGGAGATGCGAATGAGCTCTCTGTCATTGAAGGACAGCTCACATGGCTAGTCCACATAATTGAAGCCATTCTCAAGATTAGGCAGACCATTGGTTGTAG CCAAGAATCACAGGAGTTAATTGATGCAGAACTTGCAGCCCGTGTGTTACAGTTGATAAACGTTACTGACACGGGGGTGCACGCACAG AGATATCGAGTATTAAGTAAGCAAAGACTTGGTCGTGCTATTCTTATCTTTGTGCAAAATTTCAGAAGGTCATATGTAGGAGATCAAGCCATGCATTCTTCAAAG CAGTTGTATGCAAGATTATCTGAGCTTCTTGGATTGAATGACCATTTAGTTTTACTCAATGCCATTGTTGGGAAAATAGCTACTAATCTAAAGTGCTATGCTGAG TGCGAGGATGTTATTGATCATACTCTGTCCCTCTTCCTTGAACTTGCATCTGG CTATATGACTGGAAAACTGCTTCTCAAGCTGGAGAGTACAAAATTTATAATTGCAAATCATTCT AGGGATTCTTTTCCATTTCTTGAAGAATACAGATGTGCCCGCAGTAGAACAACATTCTACTACATCCTTGGCTGCTTGGTTTTCATGGAAGACACCCCAGTAAAATTCAGGAGTTTCATGGAGCCTCTCCTACAA GTTGCAGTTAATTTGGAGGCAACCGCTGATGCTGCTTTCTGGACTGATGTTGTGAAGTACGCATTTATTGGTTTGATGAGAGACTTACGAGGCATTGCTATGGCCACAAACAG CCGCAGGACCTATGGCCTCCTATTTGACTGGCTATATCCATCTCGCATGCCACTTTTACTGAAAGCCATCTCACTCTGTGCTGATGAGCCGGAG GTCACCACACCCCTACTCAAGTTTATGTGCGAGTTTGTTTTGAACAAAGCTCAGAGATTGACATTTGATTCATCATCACCAAATGGGATCCTTTTATTCCAGGAGGTTAGCAAGCTGATTGTGGCTTATGGATCACGTATTCTGTTGCTTCCAAACGGCACTGATATTTATGGAAGTAAATACAAAGGCATATGGATATCACTTGCTGTTCTTTCAAGAG CTTTATGTGGAAACTATGTCAATTTTGGTGTATTTGAGCTGTATGGTGACAGAGCACTTGCTGATGCCCTTGATATATCTTTAAAGATGAGCCTCTCAGTTCCATTGTCTGACATATTGGCATTCAAAAAG CTGTCAAAAGCATTCTATGGATATATTGAAGTTCTGTTCAGCAGCCAtatcacttttgttctcaattTGGATACAAACACCTTCGTGCATATTGTCAGCACTCTTGAATCTGGCTTAAAAGGTCTAGATACAGGGATATCAACACAG TGTGCCTCTGCCATTGATAGCTTGGCGGCCTTTTATTTCAACAATATCACAGCTGCTGATGGCCCTCCTTCACCAGCTGCACTAAATCTTGCTCGGCATATTGGAGAGTTCCCCACTTTATTTCCTCAG ATACTGAAGACGCTTTTTGAGATCATCATCTTTGAGGATGCGGGTAATCAATGGAGTCTTAGTAGGCCAATACTGAGTCTGATAATGATCAGTGAACAG ATGTTTAGTAATTTGAGAGCACAGATATTAGCATCACAG CCTGTAGACCAGCAACAACGCCTTTCGCAATGCTTCGAGAAGCTGATGTCTGATGTTGCTAGGAACTTGGAACCAAAGAACAGAGATAAATTCACTAAAAATCTTACAACATTCAGGCATGATTTCCGTGTGAAGAACATTCAGGCATGA
- the LOC4324273 gene encoding uncharacterized protein isoform X4, with amino-acid sequence MNQANAMPLTLHRKIACSFKDQFLLQIFQISLTSLHQLKSEVPDDFRRDPLSLALRCLSFDFVGCPVDESSEEFGTVQLPASWRPLLQDPSTVQIFFDYYKVNDTCVSKEALECLVRLASVRRSIFVEDPSRTQFLSHLMSGTKEILQTGQGLADHGNYHEFCRLLGRFKVNFQLSELLSIEFYGEWIGLVAEFTTKSLLSWQWASNSVYYLLSLWSRLVTSVPYLKSDTPSMLDETVPKITEGFITSRINSVQASFANDSSDDTLDNVDVLQEQLESLPYLCRFQYQNSSIYIINIMEPLLQAYTERSRLPAPGDANELSVIEGQLTWLVHIIEAILKIRQTIGCSQESQELIDAELAARVLQLINVTDTGVHAQRYRVLSKQRLGRAILIFVQNFRRSYVGDQAMHSSKQLYARLSELLGLNDHLVLLNAIVGKIATNLKCYAECEDVIDHTLSLFLELASGYMTGKLLLKLESTKFIIANHSRDSFPFLEEYRCARSRTTFYYILGCLVFMEDTPVKFRSFMEPLLQVAVNLEATADAAFWTDVVKYAFIGLMRDLRGIAMATNSRRTYGLLFDWLYPSRMPLLLKAISLCADEPEVTTPLLKFMCEFVLNKAQRLTFDSSSPNGILLFQEVSKLIVAYGSRILLLPNGTDIYGSKYKGIWISLAVLSRALCGNYVNFGVFELYGDRALADALDISLKMSLSVPLSDILAFKKLSKAFYGYIEVLFSSHITFVLNLDTNTFVHIVSTLESGLKGLDTGISTQCASAIDSLAAFYFNNITAADGPPSPAALNLARHIGEFPTLFPQILKTLFEIIIFEDAGNQWSLSRPILSLIMISEQMFSNLRAQILASQPVDQQQRLSQCFEKLMSDVARNLEPKNRDKFTKNLTTFRHDFRVKNIQA; translated from the exons ATGAACCAG GCAAACGCTATGCCTTTGACACTTCACAGAAAAATTGCTTGTTCGTTCAAGGACCAGTTTCTTCTACAGATCTTCCAAATTTCTTTAACCTCATTACACCAACTGAAGAGTGAAG TACCTGATGACTTTAGGCGTGATCCCCTCTCGCTTGCATTAAGGTGCTTGTCATTTGACTTTGTTGGTTGTCCTGTGGATGAAAGCTCTGAGGAATTTGGTACAGTGCAG CTTCCTGCATCTTGGAGGCCTCTCCTTCAAGATCCTTCTACTGTTCAGATCTTCTTCGATTACTATAAAGTCAACGATACATGTGTTTCAAAAGAG GCTTTGGAATGTCTTGTGAGACTTGCTTCTGTCAGGCGCAGTATTTTTGTTGAGGACCCTTCAAGGACCCAGTTTCTTTCTCATCTGATGTCAGGCACAAAGGAGATACTCCAAACTGGCCAAG GTCTTGCTGATCATGGAAATTACCACGAGTTCTGCCGTCTTCTTGGACGGTTCAAAGTGAATTTCCAG TTGTCAGAGCTTCTGAGTATTGAGTTTTATGGTGAATGGATTGGTTTAGTAGCAGAATTCACAACTAAATCCTTGTTGTCATGGCAG TGGGCCAGCAATAGTGTCTACTATCTTTTGAGCCTTTGGTCAAGGCTGGTGACATCTGTTCCTTACTTGAAAAGTGACACACCAAGTATGCTTGATGAGACTGTTCCCAAAATCACGGAGGGTTTTATCACCTCTAGAATTAATTCTGTTCAG GCCAGCTTTGCAAACGACTCATCCGATGATACTTTGGATAATGTGGATGTTCTTCAGGAGCAGTTGGAGTCTCTTCCTTACCTTTGTAGATTCCAG TACCAAAACAGTAGCATTTACATCATAAATATTATGGAGCCTCTTCTACAAGCTTATACG GAAAGGTCAAGATTACCAGCTCCTGGAGATGCGAATGAGCTCTCTGTCATTGAAGGACAGCTCACATGGCTAGTCCACATAATTGAAGCCATTCTCAAGATTAGGCAGACCATTGGTTGTAG CCAAGAATCACAGGAGTTAATTGATGCAGAACTTGCAGCCCGTGTGTTACAGTTGATAAACGTTACTGACACGGGGGTGCACGCACAG AGATATCGAGTATTAAGTAAGCAAAGACTTGGTCGTGCTATTCTTATCTTTGTGCAAAATTTCAGAAGGTCATATGTAGGAGATCAAGCCATGCATTCTTCAAAG CAGTTGTATGCAAGATTATCTGAGCTTCTTGGATTGAATGACCATTTAGTTTTACTCAATGCCATTGTTGGGAAAATAGCTACTAATCTAAAGTGCTATGCTGAG TGCGAGGATGTTATTGATCATACTCTGTCCCTCTTCCTTGAACTTGCATCTGG CTATATGACTGGAAAACTGCTTCTCAAGCTGGAGAGTACAAAATTTATAATTGCAAATCATTCT AGGGATTCTTTTCCATTTCTTGAAGAATACAGATGTGCCCGCAGTAGAACAACATTCTACTACATCCTTGGCTGCTTGGTTTTCATGGAAGACACCCCAGTAAAATTCAGGAGTTTCATGGAGCCTCTCCTACAA GTTGCAGTTAATTTGGAGGCAACCGCTGATGCTGCTTTCTGGACTGATGTTGTGAAGTACGCATTTATTGGTTTGATGAGAGACTTACGAGGCATTGCTATGGCCACAAACAG CCGCAGGACCTATGGCCTCCTATTTGACTGGCTATATCCATCTCGCATGCCACTTTTACTGAAAGCCATCTCACTCTGTGCTGATGAGCCGGAG GTCACCACACCCCTACTCAAGTTTATGTGCGAGTTTGTTTTGAACAAAGCTCAGAGATTGACATTTGATTCATCATCACCAAATGGGATCCTTTTATTCCAGGAGGTTAGCAAGCTGATTGTGGCTTATGGATCACGTATTCTGTTGCTTCCAAACGGCACTGATATTTATGGAAGTAAATACAAAGGCATATGGATATCACTTGCTGTTCTTTCAAGAG CTTTATGTGGAAACTATGTCAATTTTGGTGTATTTGAGCTGTATGGTGACAGAGCACTTGCTGATGCCCTTGATATATCTTTAAAGATGAGCCTCTCAGTTCCATTGTCTGACATATTGGCATTCAAAAAG CTGTCAAAAGCATTCTATGGATATATTGAAGTTCTGTTCAGCAGCCAtatcacttttgttctcaattTGGATACAAACACCTTCGTGCATATTGTCAGCACTCTTGAATCTGGCTTAAAAGGTCTAGATACAGGGATATCAACACAG TGTGCCTCTGCCATTGATAGCTTGGCGGCCTTTTATTTCAACAATATCACAGCTGCTGATGGCCCTCCTTCACCAGCTGCACTAAATCTTGCTCGGCATATTGGAGAGTTCCCCACTTTATTTCCTCAG ATACTGAAGACGCTTTTTGAGATCATCATCTTTGAGGATGCGGGTAATCAATGGAGTCTTAGTAGGCCAATACTGAGTCTGATAATGATCAGTGAACAG ATGTTTAGTAATTTGAGAGCACAGATATTAGCATCACAG CCTGTAGACCAGCAACAACGCCTTTCGCAATGCTTCGAGAAGCTGATGTCTGATGTTGCTAGGAACTTGGAACCAAAGAACAGAGATAAATTCACTAAAAATCTTACAACATTCAGGCATGATTTCCGTGTGAAGAACATTCAGGCATGA